The Emcibacter nanhaiensis DNA window CCTCTCAGGGACTGGCGACCCATCCGGTGATCCTCGCGATTATGGAGGATATTCTGGGGCCCAACTGCGAAAAGTTTCAGATTAACCTGACCCAGGCCATTCGCATCGAACCGGGGGAAGAGGAGCAGGTCCTGCACCGGGATGACGAGATGTTTCCCTGGTCCCATCCGGGTAGTGAATTCATGATCAATGCCATGTGGGCGCTGGATGAATTCACAGCGGAAAACGGCGGTACGGTGGTGTGGCCGCGCAGTCACCTGAAACCGGTGCAGCGGGAGGTGCCGGCCGAGGAACTGGTGCGGGCCGAGATGAAGCCGGGGTCTGTCCTGATCTGGCTGGGGTCAACCCAGCACGGTGGCGGCGCGAACCGGTCCCGCAAGCCGCGCAGCGGCCTCACCATCAGTTACAGTCTCGGCTGGCTGCGGCAGGCAGAAAACCAGTATCTTGCCTATCCGCCCGAAGTGGCGCGGCAGTTCCCGGAAAAACTGCAGGAACTGATCGGCTACAAGGTGCACCGCCCGAACCTGGGCTGGTATGAGGGACAGGAGCCGGACGTATTGTTCGACGGTCGCCCGGAAGCCCTTCCGGCCCTTGACCTGGTGCCCAGGGACATCGAATTGATCATTCAGGAATTTCTGGCGGGCAAGCAGGTCGCCTGACCCGGCAGAGACAGCTTTGGGGGAACCTTTGGGGGAATGAGGGAGCTATTCCCTGCGCGGATCGCTATGATCCATGTGCAGGCGGGTGGCTCCCTCATTGTCTATGGTGATGATGAAAATCCGGTCATAGTGTTGTTCGTCCAATGGGGGAAGCGCCTGACCGGAAAGTAAACCGGCAAGGAGGGGGGTCGTATTGCTGTGTCCGACCACGAGGATGGCGCCGTCCAGTTGCCGGAGTTCCCTGGCCAGGGCCGCCAGGTCGCCGGGATCATAAGTCCGGACCTTGAGTCCCGTAACCCTGGCCACAGGCCCGGCGGTCTCCAAAGTGCGCCTGAAATCAGTTGAATAGAGGGTGGACAGGTTTTTATCGGCAAAATATCCGGCATACCATTCCGCCCGCTGCCGGCCGCGGGGTGATAGCGGCGGGTTGTTTGAACCATCCGATATTTTTTCTGCATGACGGACCAGATATATGGTCTGCTCCGAGGCCGCGACGGGTCGGAAAGGCAGCGTGAACGCCAGGCAGGCCAGCAATGAAAACAGATATCTTGTGATGCGTTGGCCCCCCAGTCTGGTAGTTTTCTGCCCCCGCCTGATGGCGGCGCGGAACGGGTTGTAGCACAAATTATTCAACTATATTATTGTGTGTAAAACAAAAATGCTATAATTTCAGCTTTAATATTGAACGTTCAGGGCGTGCCAGCGGAAGCCGTTCAGGCTTGACCGGCTGGTTTCATCGGTAACATATACAAATTATTTCACGAAAAATAAAAATACTGTAACAGAAGTGTTGGCGGATCTTCGACGGCAAATTTCTTTTCCGGAGGTGTGTGGCTGATGGATTTTGCCGGACCAGTTGAATTAATAGTTTCTAATGTGGCTTATAACCCTGAATGTAATGGTTTCGCCCGAATCCATTAACCATTTTTAAACGTTTTCCCTATTATTTGAGCATTGTACTAAATTTAGTATCGAAGTTTAGGTTAAGTATTATTTTCATATGCAAAATGATACATTTAAAATAATTTTATTTTAAAAGTTGTATCATTAGTGTATGGTTCCGTCGTTCTCCGAATAACTGCTCCGTTCTAAAAACAGGAGCGAGAGTAAAAAAACGGGAACTTTCGTGAGGTTGGAAACGCAAACACATAGGGAGAAAGACATGTATAAGCGTTTACTACAGACTACAGCTCTTACAGCACTAGCTTTCGGCGCCACCGTGACGACACCGTCATTTGCCGAAGAAGAAATGATGATGCTGGAAGAAATTACCGTGACCGCACAGCGTCGGTCCGAAAACCTGCAGGCGGTGCCTGTGGCGGTTACCGCCCTCAGCGCCAGCGCCATTGAAAAAGCCGACATCCATACACAGGATGACATTGCCACCCGTATTCCCAGCATGACCTTCTCGCCGTTCGCGCCGGGTCAGTCTGTGGTCAGCCTGCGTGGTATTTCTTCCAACGATGACGGCGCCGGTACGGAAAACTCCGTAGCCGTGTTCATGGATGACGTCTATCTGGGCCGTATTTCCAACATGGCCTTCGAACTGTTCGATGTAGAGCGTATCGAGGTTCTGCGTGGTCCGCAGGGCACCCTTTATGGTAAGAACGCCATCGGCGGCGCCATTAACGTGGTGTCCACCAAGCCGGGCCAGGATTTCCAGGCCAAGGTAAAAGCCACGGTTGGTAACTATGACCGTCAGGACTTC harbors:
- a CDS encoding phytanoyl-CoA dioxygenase family protein: MFQTTNALLQDDGTVCPVAEYTARLRNDGFLIIEDLVPELMIEQINEELRPAFRQTPNSEGLFWGFQTKRMGRLFTKAPTSQGLATHPVILAIMEDILGPNCEKFQINLTQAIRIEPGEEEQVLHRDDEMFPWSHPGSEFMINAMWALDEFTAENGGTVVWPRSHLKPVQREVPAEELVRAEMKPGSVLIWLGSTQHGGGANRSRKPRSGLTISYSLGWLRQAENQYLAYPPEVARQFPEKLQELIGYKVHRPNLGWYEGQEPDVLFDGRPEALPALDLVPRDIELIIQEFLAGKQVA
- a CDS encoding SixA phosphatase family protein, with translation MNNLCYNPFRAAIRRGQKTTRLGGQRITRYLFSLLACLAFTLPFRPVAASEQTIYLVRHAEKISDGSNNPPLSPRGRQRAEWYAGYFADKNLSTLYSTDFRRTLETAGPVARVTGLKVRTYDPGDLAALARELRQLDGAILVVGHSNTTPLLAGLLSGQALPPLDEQHYDRIFIITIDNEGATRLHMDHSDPRRE